One window from the genome of Synechococcus sp. PROS-7-1 encodes:
- a CDS encoding phycobiliprotein lyase: protein MTDFLSASAGTWMIRRVVHHMDHQDDEAGDSNLTVAPFGTEDDCVASICAALGVDKNLACGGARFWWESNLKESERSEDRAAALVDVADREDPRQGFLLRDKGYVEKQAVVSRYRFDEEGVLTITTRYDTSVGIERCWFVTDQLRMRVSSVQCMDGVTMTTYCTERRCPTTDDILSHARQTALREA from the coding sequence ATGACCGACTTTCTGAGCGCCAGTGCGGGCACTTGGATGATTCGCCGCGTGGTGCATCACATGGATCACCAAGACGATGAGGCGGGTGACTCCAACCTGACAGTGGCGCCATTTGGAACTGAGGATGACTGCGTGGCATCGATCTGTGCGGCCCTGGGTGTCGACAAGAACCTGGCCTGCGGGGGAGCGCGCTTCTGGTGGGAGAGCAACCTCAAGGAAAGCGAGCGCAGTGAAGACCGCGCCGCCGCTCTCGTCGACGTGGCCGACCGAGAGGATCCCCGGCAGGGTTTTCTGCTACGAGACAAGGGTTACGTCGAGAAGCAAGCCGTCGTCAGCCGCTACCGCTTTGATGAGGAGGGCGTTCTCACCATCACGACCCGATACGACACCAGTGTCGGCATCGAGCGCTGTTGGTTTGTGACCGATCAGCTCCGCATGCGCGTGAGCTCCGTGCAATGCATGGACGGCGTCACCATGACGACTTACTGCACTGAGCGCCGATGCCCTACCACGGATGACATCTTGTCTCATGCCCGCCAGACAGCCCTTCGCGAGGCTTGA
- the cpeB gene encoding class 1 C-phycoerythrin subunit beta, producing the protein MLDAFSRAVVSADAKTAPIGGGELASLKGFVAEGNKRLDAVNAITSNASCIVSDAVTGMICENTGLIQAGGNCYPNRRMAACLRDGEIVLRYISYALLAGDSSVLDDRCLNGLKETYVALGVPLQSAARAVAIMKASSTAHINETNTTGTNPVETRFRKMETVQGDCSALVAEAASYFDRVISALS; encoded by the coding sequence ATGCTCGACGCATTCTCCCGCGCCGTCGTTAGCGCCGACGCTAAAACTGCTCCCATCGGTGGCGGTGAACTGGCTTCCCTGAAGGGCTTCGTTGCCGAAGGCAACAAGCGCCTCGACGCTGTGAACGCCATCACCTCCAATGCCTCCTGCATCGTTTCCGATGCTGTGACCGGCATGATCTGCGAGAACACCGGCCTGATCCAGGCTGGCGGCAACTGCTACCCCAACCGTCGCATGGCTGCTTGCCTGCGTGACGGTGAGATCGTTCTCCGCTACATCTCCTACGCCCTGCTGGCTGGCGACTCATCTGTGCTGGATGACCGCTGCCTGAACGGCCTCAAGGAGACCTATGTGGCTCTGGGTGTGCCCCTTCAGTCCGCTGCTCGCGCTGTGGCCATCATGAAGGCTTCCTCCACGGCTCACATCAACGAGACCAACACCACCGGCACCAACCCTGTGGAGACCCGTTTCCGCAAGATGGAAACCGTCCAGGGTGACTGCTCTGCTCTGGTTGCAGAAGCTGCTTCCTACTTCGACCGCGTGATCAGCGCCCTCAGCTGA
- the cpeA gene encoding class 1 C-phycoerythrin subunit alpha — protein sequence MKSVATTVVTAADAAGRFPSQNDLEAVQGNIQRAAARLEAAEKLAAGLDAVTKEAGDACFNKYPYLKQPGEAGENQTKVDKCYRDLGHYLRLINYCLVVGGTGPLDEWGIAGAREVYRTLRLPTAPYVEALTYTRDRACAPRDMSPQALNEFKAYLDYAINALS from the coding sequence ATGAAATCCGTTGCAACAACCGTTGTGACCGCCGCTGACGCCGCCGGTCGCTTCCCTTCCCAGAACGACCTCGAAGCCGTTCAGGGCAACATCCAACGTGCCGCTGCCCGTCTGGAAGCCGCTGAGAAGCTGGCTGCCGGTCTGGACGCCGTCACCAAGGAAGCTGGCGACGCCTGCTTCAACAAGTACCCCTACCTCAAGCAGCCCGGTGAGGCTGGTGAGAACCAGACCAAGGTGGACAAGTGCTACCGCGATCTGGGCCACTACCTGCGCCTGATCAACTACTGCCTCGTGGTTGGCGGCACCGGCCCTCTGGACGAGTGGGGCATCGCCGGCGCTCGTGAGGTGTACCGCACCCTGCGTCTGCCCACCGCTCCCTACGTGGAAGCTCTGACCTACACCCGCGACCGCGCTTGCGCTCCTCGCGACATGAGCCCCCAGGCTCTGAACGAGTTCAAGGCTTACCTCGACTACGCCATCAACGCTCTGTCCTGA
- a CDS encoding HEAT repeat domain-containing protein produces MGAEHDAVPDLDRLFADLAHPNPYIQTEAFTAMAEHWQAEAMPRLIALLDQPDVSLRRASVRGLGAFGERAMQPIADCFRSSADGTVRASCVKAYAQLASNYPGLPFSEEAMQVLRDGLQDSSPVVAVASVMALGQVGQQAVSLLLEISRGDNPAQGVAAVNALAEINDPAVEQGFEELLADPSIDGYVRETLTSALLRVRDLKARQPS; encoded by the coding sequence ATGGGTGCTGAACACGACGCCGTGCCCGACCTCGATCGGTTGTTCGCCGATCTGGCTCACCCCAATCCCTACATCCAGACCGAGGCCTTCACGGCGATGGCGGAGCATTGGCAAGCCGAAGCCATGCCGCGTTTGATTGCTCTGTTGGACCAGCCCGATGTGTCGCTGCGGCGGGCTTCCGTACGGGGGCTGGGTGCATTCGGGGAACGTGCCATGCAACCCATCGCCGATTGCTTTCGCTCCAGTGCTGATGGCACCGTGCGGGCCAGTTGTGTGAAGGCCTATGCCCAGTTGGCCTCCAACTACCCCGGGCTTCCCTTCAGCGAGGAGGCGATGCAGGTGCTTCGCGATGGCCTTCAGGACAGCTCACCGGTGGTTGCTGTTGCCTCCGTGATGGCTCTCGGTCAGGTGGGGCAGCAGGCTGTTTCGTTGCTGCTGGAGATCAGTCGCGGTGACAATCCGGCCCAGGGTGTTGCTGCGGTGAATGCCTTGGCTGAGATCAACGACCCTGCTGTGGAGCAAGGGTTTGAAGAGCTGCTCGCCGACCCAAGCATCGATGGCTATGTGCGTGAAACGCTTACTTCAGCTTTGCTGCGTGTGCGCGATCTCAAGGCGCGTCAGCCGTCCTGA
- a CDS encoding HEAT repeat domain-containing protein gives MSDLPSLSVNGQSQQLNEDEASELAKELKQQLRNGEVPAADGESIERMVAGLGDPRGLMRLTFAESLGVVGKAAVPSLCRALAEHESVTVRRAAAKTLTLIEDPRALPVLQKALLQDPDPVVQGSAVGAMAAVGEEAIDGMLEILINPSSTAMQLGLASWGLAFVGARAPEALRKAATSEHAEIRCAAIAALGDQIQALGDDAARELVENALTDAETDVRAEAATLLGKLHSPDWAVPRLEPLLSDPQGQVRKNAALSLMKLQAAGSIASLSQQLEREQQADVKAVLQLAINQLDQDG, from the coding sequence ATGAGTGACCTTCCGTCTCTGTCCGTTAACGGGCAAAGCCAACAGCTGAACGAAGACGAAGCCAGTGAACTGGCGAAAGAACTGAAGCAGCAGTTGCGCAATGGCGAGGTGCCTGCTGCCGACGGTGAAAGCATCGAGCGGATGGTGGCCGGTCTGGGTGATCCCCGCGGCCTGATGCGTCTCACCTTTGCCGAGAGCCTTGGCGTGGTGGGCAAGGCTGCCGTGCCGTCGTTGTGTCGCGCCCTGGCTGAGCATGAAAGCGTCACGGTGCGGCGCGCAGCAGCCAAAACGCTCACCTTGATCGAAGACCCCCGGGCACTCCCCGTGCTGCAGAAGGCCCTGCTACAGGATCCGGATCCGGTGGTGCAGGGGTCCGCCGTGGGTGCCATGGCCGCCGTGGGAGAAGAAGCCATTGATGGAATGCTCGAGATTCTGATCAATCCCAGCAGCACCGCCATGCAGCTGGGACTGGCCAGTTGGGGCCTGGCTTTCGTGGGGGCCCGTGCACCGGAGGCGCTGCGCAAGGCCGCCACATCGGAGCATGCGGAAATTCGTTGTGCAGCAATTGCAGCCCTCGGCGATCAGATCCAAGCCCTGGGGGACGATGCCGCCCGAGAGCTGGTGGAAAATGCGCTCACCGATGCCGAAACCGACGTTCGCGCGGAAGCAGCAACCCTGCTGGGCAAATTGCACAGCCCCGATTGGGCCGTCCCCCGACTGGAACCCCTACTCAGCGATCCACAAGGGCAGGTCCGCAAAAATGCGGCACTCTCCCTGATGAAATTGCAAGCAGCGGGCAGCATTGCAAGCCTGTCCCAGCAACTGGAACGGGAACAACAAGCCGACGTCAAAGCGGTGCTTCAACTCGCCATCAACCAGCTGGATCAGGACGGCTGA
- a CDS encoding DUF2656 family protein, producing the protein MTCFVLSHNLQVQSEDLPALSAAELAAGLQAHGDWISTVEPLAHPHWLVKLEAEGSADELADALVRTWRSFRKACGHAEDHNLLALGGRKDTAGAPGSPLQEGSWGVDVVETIDGPAFLQAINWEGLKEGRPADGVFERSA; encoded by the coding sequence ATGACCTGCTTCGTCCTTTCTCACAACTTGCAGGTGCAGTCTGAGGATTTACCGGCCTTGTCTGCTGCCGAATTGGCTGCCGGTTTGCAGGCCCATGGGGACTGGATCAGCACCGTTGAACCGCTGGCTCACCCCCATTGGTTGGTGAAGCTGGAGGCAGAGGGCAGTGCCGATGAGCTGGCCGATGCCCTGGTTCGGACCTGGCGGTCCTTCCGCAAGGCATGCGGACACGCTGAGGATCACAACCTGCTGGCCCTTGGGGGTCGGAAGGACACTGCTGGCGCCCCTGGTTCACCGCTTCAAGAGGGCAGTTGGGGCGTGGATGTGGTGGAAACCATTGATGGCCCTGCTTTCCTGCAGGCCATCAACTGGGAGGGTTTGAAAGAGGGACGCCCAGCTGATGGCGTGTTTGAACGCAGCGCCTAG
- a CDS encoding HEAT repeat domain-containing protein — protein sequence MSRFDNIHQGLSHEEALRILTLPLDQLDSASDYYMAVSHLINFPGEPTQRALIELLNDSDEQQAKKLARRKAVEVLGRLKVDEAAPAIGSCLDSDDPYLVENSAWALEQLGSASTALHQRMTALLQDPAQNRRVLIQSLAGLKVTAALPAIEALIDDDVPGVRGAARSALARLTGRVDQVAALEDHLTLPNQMDRHSAIQDLIDCQAVQWLPSILQAPVSPVFRMRALTALWPEGALTCEGLDLVEAVDRLLLDRPDDLVLVHRYDATPADDFLIQEFFGTDFSRAYLGLTTVRSRPALLLWPLLKQRWIDEAHNDYGAHYFFIRLFTAVRDWPDDALETITTWLLEAVDTRRPQFMKSKPAALLGLAALAPDVCRQHLSRWLDPQATSFWECRYAAVMAMDQLGVAPESDADPHPYVSARLARVKN from the coding sequence GTGAGCCGCTTCGACAACATCCATCAGGGCTTGTCCCACGAGGAAGCTCTGCGCATTCTCACGTTGCCGTTGGACCAATTGGATTCCGCCAGTGACTACTACATGGCGGTGTCGCACCTGATCAACTTCCCGGGTGAGCCCACCCAACGCGCCCTGATTGAGCTGCTGAACGACTCGGATGAGCAGCAAGCCAAAAAGCTGGCGCGCCGCAAAGCCGTTGAAGTGTTGGGCCGGCTGAAGGTGGACGAGGCAGCTCCTGCCATTGGCAGCTGCTTGGACAGTGATGACCCCTACCTGGTGGAGAACAGCGCCTGGGCGTTGGAACAGCTCGGGAGTGCATCAACAGCCCTGCATCAACGCATGACTGCTTTGCTGCAGGACCCTGCACAGAACAGGCGTGTGCTGATTCAGAGCTTGGCCGGGTTGAAGGTCACGGCGGCGTTGCCCGCGATTGAAGCGCTGATCGATGACGACGTTCCTGGGGTGCGCGGTGCCGCACGCTCGGCGTTGGCGCGGTTGACGGGGCGGGTGGATCAGGTGGCAGCCCTGGAAGACCACCTCACGCTGCCCAACCAAATGGACCGGCATTCCGCCATTCAGGATCTGATCGATTGTCAGGCCGTTCAGTGGCTGCCCAGCATCCTCCAGGCCCCGGTTTCGCCGGTGTTTCGCATGCGCGCGCTTACCGCGCTCTGGCCCGAGGGGGCCCTCACCTGCGAGGGGCTCGACCTCGTCGAAGCTGTTGATCGCCTGTTGCTGGATCGTCCGGATGATCTGGTGTTGGTGCATCGCTACGACGCCACGCCGGCCGACGATTTCCTGATTCAGGAATTTTTCGGCACGGATTTCAGCCGCGCTTATCTCGGGCTGACGACAGTTCGTTCCCGGCCAGCGCTGTTGCTCTGGCCGTTGCTGAAGCAGCGCTGGATCGACGAGGCTCACAATGATTACGGGGCCCACTATTTCTTCATCCGCTTGTTCACCGCCGTGCGCGACTGGCCGGACGATGCCCTGGAGACCATCACAACGTGGTTGCTGGAGGCGGTGGACACACGCCGGCCCCAGTTCATGAAGTCCAAGCCCGCGGCACTGCTCGGCTTGGCAGCCCTGGCTCCAGATGTGTGCCGACAGCACCTCAGCCGCTGGCTCGATCCGCAAGCCACCTCCTTCTGGGAGTGCCGCTATGCCGCCGTGATGGCCATGGATCAGCTGGGCGTTGCGCCTGAGTCGGATGCCGATCCGCATCCGTATGTGTCGGCCCGCTTGGCCCGTGTCAAGAACTGA
- a CDS encoding chromophore lyase CpcT/CpeT: protein MHPSLLFARTLCGHYSNQEQAQNDPSKFAHINIFFMPLPWDVLKGPGFYSEQSYDHDPWRPYRQGVHRLREGDNGVHVVENFGMAQPERVAGAPQHPALLAAIQPDTLQARCGCAMHFQSCGANAYEGRVEPGKGCLVPRDGRLTYLVSEVQVDAHSWSSRDRGFDPDSDDLVWGSEHGMLQFQRVASLADDLNEDWLKGLND from the coding sequence ATGCATCCTTCCCTGCTCTTCGCCCGCACGCTCTGCGGCCACTACAGCAACCAGGAACAAGCCCAGAACGACCCGAGCAAATTCGCGCACATCAACATCTTCTTCATGCCGCTGCCCTGGGATGTGCTGAAGGGGCCTGGCTTCTATTCAGAGCAAAGTTATGACCACGATCCCTGGCGTCCCTACCGCCAGGGCGTGCACCGGCTGCGCGAAGGCGACAACGGCGTTCACGTGGTGGAGAACTTCGGCATGGCCCAACCGGAACGGGTCGCCGGTGCGCCCCAGCACCCCGCCCTGCTGGCGGCCATCCAACCCGACACGCTTCAAGCGCGCTGCGGCTGCGCAATGCACTTCCAAAGTTGTGGCGCCAATGCTTATGAAGGCCGCGTTGAGCCCGGCAAAGGATGCCTGGTTCCTCGGGATGGACGGCTGACCTATCTGGTGAGTGAAGTGCAAGTGGATGCGCACTCCTGGAGCAGCCGTGACCGAGGCTTCGATCCAGACAGCGATGACCTGGTCTGGGGGTCAGAACACGGCATGCTGCAGTTTCAACGGGTCGCGTCCTTGGCCGACGATCTGAATGAAGATTGGCTCAAGGGGCTCAACGACTGA
- a CDS encoding phycobiliprotein lyase — translation MNLATFVERSEGQWRSMRSGHSLAFQQFEEVLSQISIQRLKLDDKRVQELIQEQTAALSGEPEAPFLMEWNAESDWEPDDPSEVSAGSCILVPVPDNDTEGQLLRSVGYAEAEQAISRYRFLSDGTFVLNTRYGQSIAEERIWFVSEHVRCRSSVLRTSEGSGVLQTSFASEVRRLSV, via the coding sequence ATGAATCTTGCGACGTTCGTCGAACGCAGCGAGGGTCAATGGCGCTCCATGCGAAGCGGCCATTCCCTCGCTTTTCAGCAATTTGAAGAGGTGCTGAGCCAGATCAGCATCCAGCGGCTCAAGCTCGACGACAAACGCGTTCAGGAGTTGATTCAAGAGCAGACGGCTGCTCTTTCAGGAGAACCCGAAGCGCCGTTCCTGATGGAGTGGAATGCCGAAAGCGACTGGGAGCCCGATGATCCGTCCGAGGTCTCGGCGGGGTCCTGCATCCTCGTTCCGGTGCCTGACAACGACACGGAAGGGCAACTGCTTCGCAGTGTGGGCTACGCCGAAGCAGAACAGGCGATCTCCCGCTATCGCTTCCTCTCGGATGGCACCTTCGTGCTCAACACCCGCTACGGGCAGTCGATCGCTGAAGAGCGGATCTGGTTTGTCTCCGAACACGTGCGCTGCCGCTCCTCCGTGCTGCGCACCTCCGAAGGATCCGGGGTGCTGCAAACCTCCTTCGCCTCCGAGGTGAGGCGGTTGTCTGTCTGA
- a CDS encoding phycobilisome rod-core linker polypeptide: MTEATVNTANSDLRQAQAQAVIRAAYRQVFGNAHLMDEERCSSAESLYMNGDLNVQGLVTAFAQSDTYRRLFLDKNGPYRFVELNFKHLLGRAPHNQAELSEHVQRLANEGYEAEINSYTYSNEYLNAFGVDDVPAMRGNSSQLGQSNVSYTRSVAMDSGFAGFDGSNSSILLSSIGTNAAPAAGPKTPGPGNRDSKRYTITWTTASPVGVRRRSVQRTSAPYSSLTTSIQAIQKRGGRILSIANT; encoded by the coding sequence ATGACTGAAGCCACCGTGAACACCGCGAATTCCGACCTGCGCCAAGCCCAGGCCCAGGCCGTGATCCGTGCGGCTTACCGCCAGGTGTTCGGCAACGCCCACCTGATGGACGAAGAGCGCTGCAGCTCTGCCGAAAGCCTCTACATGAATGGCGACCTCAACGTTCAGGGCCTAGTGACCGCCTTTGCCCAGTCGGACACCTACCGCCGTCTGTTCCTGGACAAGAACGGTCCCTACCGCTTCGTTGAGCTCAACTTCAAGCATCTGCTTGGTCGTGCCCCCCACAACCAAGCCGAGCTCAGTGAGCACGTTCAGCGCCTCGCCAACGAGGGTTATGAAGCTGAAATCAACAGCTACACCTACAGCAACGAATACCTCAACGCCTTCGGTGTCGACGATGTTCCGGCGATGCGCGGCAACAGCAGCCAATTGGGTCAGAGCAATGTGAGCTACACCCGCTCCGTGGCAATGGACTCCGGCTTCGCAGGCTTTGACGGCAGTAATTCCTCCATCCTGCTCTCGAGCATCGGCACCAATGCTGCCCCTGCTGCCGGTCCCAAGACCCCCGGCCCCGGCAACCGGGACAGCAAGCGTTACACCATCACCTGGACCACGGCATCCCCTGTGGGTGTGCGTCGCCGCTCGGTGCAACGCACCTCGGCTCCCTACAGCTCCCTCACCACGAGCATCCAGGCCATTCAGAAGCGTGGTGGTCGCATTCTTTCTATTGCGAACACTTAA
- a CDS encoding phycobilisome rod-core linker polypeptide: MSSNSSNALGFGATQLIPGPVSYSRTRTPSGSAAVSNGDFRNQGTKASVDFFAADDETAFAATVRAAYRQVFGNVQPMESERATSAESMLRNGDISVREFIRTIAKSEFYRSRYFEAVGPHRAVELSFKHLLGRGPVNEAEITAQVTLMANGGFEAAIDGILDSDEYIQTFGEDTVPYPSSFNSQAGQPQASFNRIAALEQNFAGSDTAIGSRSQLLSNLAQGYSIRINPPAQVYRSGSVAGGFSGTGSARGVFAPVKRSTADGGDSAPMRGDLYVGFGLGQRVQEIFERCEGDSADQINALIRSTYRQVMGNPHLMESERSLTAESKFAEGTLSTREFVRAIALSSEYSRRFFESNAPYRFVELNFKHLLGRAPVSQAEVSEHIQRLANEGYEAEINSYLDGSEYQEAFGEYTIPYQRVSTENGRSQVAFNRNLALSQGYASSDTVQSSSTLVTSVATNSSPNNWNSTTQRINRVGAASGTTEPTGKRYRIVVQAQPAGGRQRTPNASYLVSGKDMTSQLGYIHRRGGRIVSITEVI; encoded by the coding sequence ATGTCTTCCAACAGCTCTAACGCCCTTGGCTTCGGCGCCACCCAACTGATCCCCGGCCCCGTCTCCTACTCCCGCACCCGCACTCCCTCCGGCAGTGCAGCCGTAAGCAACGGCGACTTCCGCAATCAGGGCACCAAGGCTTCCGTCGATTTCTTCGCAGCAGACGACGAAACTGCATTTGCCGCCACCGTGCGGGCTGCCTACCGCCAAGTGTTTGGCAACGTGCAACCCATGGAAAGCGAGCGTGCCACCAGCGCCGAATCCATGCTCCGCAACGGTGACATCAGTGTGCGTGAGTTCATCCGCACCATCGCCAAATCAGAGTTTTACCGGTCCCGCTACTTCGAGGCGGTTGGCCCCCACCGTGCTGTTGAACTGAGCTTCAAGCATCTGCTGGGCCGCGGTCCTGTCAACGAAGCGGAAATCACCGCCCAGGTGACCCTGATGGCCAACGGTGGTTTCGAGGCCGCCATCGACGGGATCCTGGATTCCGACGAGTACATCCAAACCTTCGGGGAAGACACCGTTCCCTACCCGAGCAGCTTCAACAGCCAGGCCGGTCAGCCCCAGGCCAGCTTCAACCGCATTGCCGCACTCGAGCAGAATTTTGCCGGCAGCGACACGGCCATCGGAAGCCGCAGTCAGCTGCTGAGCAACCTGGCCCAGGGCTACAGCATCCGCATCAATCCCCCTGCTCAGGTGTATCGCAGCGGTTCGGTTGCTGGTGGTTTCAGCGGCACCGGCAGCGCACGCGGTGTCTTTGCACCGGTGAAGCGCAGCACCGCTGATGGTGGTGACAGCGCACCGATGCGTGGAGACCTCTACGTCGGTTTTGGCCTTGGCCAGCGGGTTCAAGAAATCTTCGAACGCTGCGAGGGCGACTCCGCCGATCAGATCAACGCCCTGATCCGCTCCACGTACCGCCAGGTGATGGGCAACCCACACCTGATGGAAAGCGAGCGCAGCCTCACCGCTGAAAGCAAATTCGCTGAGGGCACCCTGAGCACCCGTGAATTTGTGCGTGCCATCGCCCTTTCGTCTGAATACAGCCGTCGCTTCTTCGAGAGCAACGCCCCCTACCGTTTCGTTGAGCTCAACTTCAAACACCTCCTGGGACGCGCACCCGTGTCTCAAGCTGAGGTGAGCGAGCACATCCAGCGCCTGGCCAACGAAGGCTACGAAGCTGAAATCAACAGCTACCTCGATGGCAGCGAGTATCAGGAAGCCTTTGGGGAGTACACGATTCCCTATCAGCGCGTGAGCACCGAGAACGGTCGCTCCCAGGTGGCCTTCAACCGCAACCTTGCCCTGTCTCAGGGTTACGCCTCCAGCGACACCGTTCAGTCGAGCTCCACCCTTGTGACCTCGGTTGCAACGAACAGCTCGCCCAACAACTGGAACAGCACCACCCAGCGCATCAACCGCGTCGGCGCTGCATCCGGCACAACCGAGCCCACCGGCAAGCGCTACCGGATCGTGGTTCAAGCCCAGCCGGCGGGTGGCCGTCAGCGCACGCCGAATGCCAGCTATCTCGTTTCGGGCAAAGACATGACATCCCAGCTGGGCTACATCCACCGCCGCGGTGGCCGGATCGTGTCGATCACCGAAGTGATCTGA
- a CDS encoding phycobilisome linker polypeptide: MPFGPASLLGVERFSQESEAPLELIPGDDDAKKEQIINAVYKQVLGNAYVMESERQLVAESQFKLGEISVREFVRMVAKSELYRGRFFDTCARYRYIELAFRHLLGRAPVDFDEMRAHAERLDSKGYDADIDSFLDSDDYQNTFGEWTVPYQRGWKTESCTTMQEFTWSFQLLRGNSSSSLKGDLSGITSKLGGNAYQNRPMAVVPPSSSETQGWSFRPSKNLQDAATRLGSGAGDQGKTFRVEVTGYSANNVRRISRYTRSNRVYYVPFDKLSEQFKRIHAEGGTIASITPAN, from the coding sequence ATGCCCTTCGGTCCTGCCTCACTCCTCGGGGTTGAGCGTTTCTCTCAGGAAAGCGAAGCTCCCCTCGAGCTGATCCCCGGAGATGACGACGCCAAGAAAGAACAGATCATCAATGCGGTGTACAAGCAGGTGCTTGGCAACGCCTACGTGATGGAGAGCGAGCGTCAGCTCGTGGCTGAATCCCAGTTCAAGCTCGGCGAAATCAGCGTGCGTGAGTTCGTGCGCATGGTTGCCAAGAGCGAGCTGTACCGCGGTCGTTTCTTCGACACCTGCGCCCGCTACCGCTACATCGAGCTGGCCTTCCGCCACCTGCTGGGACGCGCGCCCGTCGACTTCGATGAAATGCGTGCCCACGCCGAGCGTCTGGACAGCAAGGGCTACGACGCCGACATCGACAGCTTCCTCGATTCGGACGACTACCAGAACACCTTTGGTGAGTGGACGGTGCCTTACCAGCGCGGCTGGAAGACCGAAAGCTGCACCACCATGCAGGAGTTCACCTGGAGCTTCCAGCTGCTGCGGGGCAACAGCAGCAGCAGCCTGAAAGGCGATCTCTCCGGCATCACCAGCAAGCTGGGCGGCAACGCTTACCAAAACCGCCCCATGGCGGTGGTCCCCCCCTCCTCCAGCGAAACCCAGGGCTGGAGCTTCCGCCCCTCCAAGAACCTGCAGGACGCCGCCACCCGCCTGGGTAGCGGCGCTGGCGATCAGGGCAAGACCTTCCGCGTGGAAGTCACTGGCTACAGCGCCAACAACGTGCGACGCATCTCCCGCTACACCCGCTCCAACCGGGTGTACTACGTGCCCTTCGACAAGCTCTCCGAGCAGTTCAAGCGCATCCATGCCGAGGGCGGCACGATCGCCAGCATCACCCCCGCGAACTGA
- a CDS encoding pentapeptide repeat-containing protein — protein sequence MTPLDSKLQLAHWLPPERTRPETLSGPLKDARGADWSGLVLGSIDLSGALLCRVDLRGSDLSSCVLEGADLRLARYDSKTVFPEGFEIRSTGAVGPGARLNGAFLNGANLRDMDLRGTNLMGAYLSGADLSGCLLDQVRLVGADLRHAVLRGARCRGTRFGSCQLDFADFRGADLTDAGLEGVESIRGADFSLTTGLDPLRSQLLSRPIQEVDCWNPLTRQSTRASLDAAAVNP from the coding sequence TTGACCCCCTTGGATTCCAAGCTGCAGCTGGCCCACTGGCTTCCGCCTGAACGAACACGACCTGAAACCCTCTCGGGCCCTCTTAAAGATGCCCGGGGGGCGGATTGGAGCGGCCTCGTCCTCGGCTCCATCGATCTGAGTGGCGCGCTTCTCTGTCGCGTCGATCTCAGGGGCAGTGATCTGAGCTCCTGTGTTCTGGAGGGAGCCGATCTGCGCTTGGCGCGGTACGACAGCAAGACGGTGTTCCCCGAGGGCTTTGAGATCCGCAGCACCGGTGCAGTTGGACCTGGTGCTCGCCTCAACGGTGCCTTCCTGAATGGAGCCAACCTCAGAGACATGGACCTCAGAGGCACCAATCTGATGGGCGCTTATCTCAGTGGAGCCGACCTAAGCGGTTGCCTCCTGGACCAGGTGCGACTGGTGGGAGCGGATCTGCGCCACGCCGTGCTTCGAGGTGCCCGATGCCGTGGCACCCGATTCGGAAGCTGTCAGCTTGACTTTGCCGACTTCCGCGGAGCCGACCTCACGGATGCGGGGCTTGAAGGGGTGGAGTCCATCCGAGGCGCCGATTTCTCCTTAACAACAGGCCTCGACCCCCTGAGGAGCCAACTGCTCAGCAGGCCCATTCAGGAGGTTGACTGCTGGAATCCGTTGACACGGCAAAGCACGAGGGCGTCCCTCGACGCAGCGGCCGTCAACCCTTAA